A genomic segment from Thamnophis elegans isolate rThaEle1 chromosome 3, rThaEle1.pri, whole genome shotgun sequence encodes:
- the LOC116506462 gene encoding olfactory receptor 2A12-like: MMNQTSVTEFLLLGLSKNLRIRLFLLGLFSIVYVLTLVYNTIILMLIWLDMRLHTPMYFFLGQLACVDICYTSSTVPQMLANLQSPRQTISLAACAIQMHIFLALAITECILLAVMAYDRYVAICHPLHYVFLMNKTVCMKLALICWTIGFLLPVVHSVLTWQLPFCGSNLIDHFFCEMPALLKLACANTQMVQTVTSMGCIFTLLIPISFILMTYIRILVAILKIQSVQGQHKAFFTCGSHMTVVVLFYGSAIFMYMRPESSHSSGQDKIVSLFYSIVAPIFNPMIYCLNSKTMKDAFLKMLQ, encoded by the coding sequence ATGATGAACCAAACATCTGTGACTGAATTCCTTCTGCTTGGTCTTTCCAAAAACTTGAGGATCCGTCTTTTTTTGCTTGGACTTTTTTCAATCGTCTATGTTCTGACTCTGGTGTACAACACAATCATCCTGATGCTCATTTGGCTGGATATGCGACTCCACACTCCCATGTATTTCTTCCTGGGCCAACTTGCCTGTGTAGACATCTGCTATACTTCCAGCACAGTCCCCCAGATGTTGGCTAACCTTCAAAGCCCAAGACAAACCATCTCATTGGCTGCCTGTGCCATACAGATGCATATTTTCCTGGCATTGGCTATTACTGAGTGCATTTTGCTTGCAGTAATGGCATATGATAGGTATGTAGCAATATGCCACCCACTGCATTATGTCTTCCTCATGAACAAGACAGTGTGCATGAAATTAGCCTTGATCTGCTGGACTATTGGTTTTTTATTGCCAGTGGTCCATTCTGTTCTTACCTGGCAATTGCCGTTCTGTGGTTCTAATTTGATTGATCATTTCTTTTGTGAAATGCCGGCTTTGCTGAAGCTAGCATGTGCCAATACCCAAATGGTTCAAACGGTTACTTCAATGGGGTGCATTTTCACCTTACTTATTCCCATCTCCTTTATCTTGATGACTTATATCCGCATCTTAGTGgccattttaaaaatccaatctgTGCAAGGGCAACACAAAGCTTTCTTTACATGTGGTTCCCATATGACCGTTGTGGTTCTTTTCTATGGGAGCGCCATATTTATGTACATGCGACCAGAGTCCAGCCATTCTTCAGGCCAGGACAAAATAGTTTCTCTTTTCTACAGCATTGTCGCACCCATATTCAATCCCATGATATACTGTCTAAACAGCAAGACAATGAAAGATGCCTTTCTAAAAATGCTGCAATGA